In Fibrobacter sp., the genomic stretch GGCCAGCCTACGGTGGGCCTGAAGATTGACTTGCCCGCTGTTGCGAAGGCCGTGGGTTACCGCGACGCGCTCTCCGCCGACAGCAAGGAGTCCCTTGCCGCCGCCCTCGAAAAAGTGAAGGGCATGCAGGGCCCGGTGCTTTTGGAAGTCAAGGTGAAGAAGGGCAACCGCAAGGATTTGGGACGCCCGACCACGACGCCAATCGAGAACAAGAACGCCTTGATGGAGTTCCTGAGGAAATAAGATGCGTCTCGCCCTGATGTCGGACATCCATGCGAACGTGACGGCATTGAAGGCCGTTCTCGAAGAAATCGCCCGCCGCCATGTCGACAAGTTCGTGTTGCTGGGCGACCTGGTGAATTACGGCATGCGCCCGAACGAGATTGTGGACATGGTTCGCGACATGGACGACAAGTTTGTCGCGAAAATCTGGGGCAATCACGAGAAGGCCGTCATGGACAACGATACGACCCGTTTCGCGACGGACCGCGGGCGCGCCATTCTCCATTACACGCAGAAGCGCCTGTCGCAGGAATCCATCGACTTCATCAATAACAAGATGAACCGCGACGGCACCTGCACCCTGGAAATCGACGGCAAAAAATTCCTGCTGGTGCACGGAATCCTGGGCGACCCGTACTGGGGCAAGTTTACGCCGGCGGAACTCATGCGCGAAGAATACGCCCCGTACGATTTCGTACTGACGGCTCATTCCCATGTATGCCATTACTTCGAGGTGCTTTTCAAGGCGGATTCCCCGAGCACGAGGAACAAGAAGAAGACCGTGTTTATCAATCCCGGCTCCGTAGGGCAGCCGCGGAATATCAATCCCTGCGCCCAGTTCGGGATTCTCGATACCGAGACGACGGAATACGAGCATATTTGCGTTCCGTACGACATCGAGGCGGAACAGAAACTTTATACGGACGAGGTAGATGTCTTCTACAAGGATCGTCTGACTTTAGGAATTTAAACAGAGGCTTATCATGAAGAAAAATCTGTATGTCATAAGTGGTGCTACCGGCATGACCGGCAGTGAACTTTCACGCCAGCTGCTGAAGGACGACAACATCGTTGTCGGCTTCGACAACTTCTTCGCCAGCTCCATCGATACGGTGAAGGACCTGGTCGGTCGTGACGATTTTATCTTTTACGAATACGACATCAACAATGCGGAACACATGGCTTCCATCACCGACAAGGTGAAGAGCCTCAAGGGTTCGTATTCCGGCCGCCTGATTTTCATCAACTGCGCTGCTGCGGTCCATACGAAGCACTTCTACGAAATTGAGCACACCTTCCAGACGAACGTCGTCTCGATGAAGATGTTCCTCGAAATGGCAATCGCCCTCGGTGCGGATACCTACATGAACTGCTCCACTTCCGAAGTGTACTCCATGCAGTCTTGGAACGCCAACGGTGGTGTCCGCGAAGACGACTTCCTGGTGCTTGCTACCGCGGAACACAGCCAGCGCACGAGCTACGCCGTCGGCAAGCTCCTCACGGAATTCTTCATGAAGGATGCCGTGGACAAGGGCCGAATCAAGGGCTGCTCCATCCGCTTCGCGAACGTGTACAGCAAGCATGAACGCTTTGCCGACCACATTATCCCGCACATCATCAACAACCTTCTCGAAAAGCCCGAAGTCACGCTTCTCGAAAACTCGAAGGTCAACAAGCGCACGTTCCTCCACAACATCGATAGCTGCCGCGCCGTGATGGAACTCATGGAATCGCCCGAGGCTCTCGACGGTACCGTCTATAACGTCGCGACCGAAGAAGAAATCTCCATCGTGGATCTGGTGAAGCTGATCGCGAAGAAGATGGGCATCGACGATGTGAAAATCAAGTTCGAAGGTTTCCGCAAGTCC encodes the following:
- a CDS encoding NAD(P)-dependent oxidoreductase, with amino-acid sequence MKKNLYVISGATGMTGSELSRQLLKDDNIVVGFDNFFASSIDTVKDLVGRDDFIFYEYDINNAEHMASITDKVKSLKGSYSGRLIFINCAAAVHTKHFYEIEHTFQTNVVSMKMFLEMAIALGADTYMNCSTSEVYSMQSWNANGGVREDDFLVLATAEHSQRTSYAVGKLLTEFFMKDAVDKGRIKGCSIRFANVYSKHERFADHIIPHIINNLLEKPEVTLLENSKVNKRTFLHNIDSCRAVMELMESPEALDGTVYNVATEEEISIVDLVKLIAKKMGIDDVKIKFEGFRKSDPERRLLNTDKIRARTNWKPVVTLDEGLEMCVKSIER
- a CDS encoding metallophosphoesterase family protein, giving the protein MRLALMSDIHANVTALKAVLEEIARRHVDKFVLLGDLVNYGMRPNEIVDMVRDMDDKFVAKIWGNHEKAVMDNDTTRFATDRGRAILHYTQKRLSQESIDFINNKMNRDGTCTLEIDGKKFLLVHGILGDPYWGKFTPAELMREEYAPYDFVLTAHSHVCHYFEVLFKADSPSTRNKKKTVFINPGSVGQPRNINPCAQFGILDTETTEYEHICVPYDIEAEQKLYTDEVDVFYKDRLTLGI